From a single Eremothecium sinecaudum strain ATCC 58844 chromosome III, complete sequence genomic region:
- the RPL9A gene encoding 60S ribosomal protein uL6 (Syntenic homolog of Ashbya gossypii ADL290W; Non-syntenic homolog of Saccharomyces cerevisiae YNL067W (RPL9B) and Syntenic homolog of Saccharomyces cerevisiae YGL147C (RPL9A)), translating into MKYIQTDQVLDIPQGVTVNIKSRIVKVTGPRGYLEKNLKHVDVTFNKVSDRQLTITVHNGDKKHVAALRTVKSLVSNMITGVTKGYKYKMRYVYAHFPINVNVVEKDGAKFIEIRNYLGDKKVRSVPVREGVTVEFSTNVKDEIVLSGNSIENVSQNAADIQQICRARNKDIRKFLDGIYVSEKGLIEQD; encoded by the coding sequence ATGAAGTACATTCAAACTGACCAAGTGTTGGACATTCCACAAGGTGTTACCGTTAACATCAAGTCCAGAATTGTAAAGGTTACTGGTCCAAGAGGTTACTTGGAAAAGAACTTGAAGCACGTCGATGTTACTTTCAACAAGGTCTCCGACAGACAGCTCACTATCACTGTCCACAATGGTGACAAGAAGCACGTTGCCGCATTGAGAACTGTCAAATCTTTGGTTAGCAACATGATCACTGGTGTTACTAAGGGTTACAAGTACAAGATGAGATACGTCTACGCGCATTTCCCAATCAACGTTAACGTTGTTGAAAAGGATGGTGCTAAATTCATCGAAATCAGAAACTACTTGGGTGACAAGAAGGTCAGATCTGTGCCAGTTAGAGAAGGTGTCACTGTTGAGTTCTCAACCAACGTAAAGGACGAGATCGTCTTGTCCGGTAACTCCATCGAAAACGTCTCTCAAAATGCTGCCGACATTCAACAAATCTGTCGTGCCAGAAACAAGGATATCAGAAAGTTCTTGGATGGTATCTACGTTTCCGAAAAGGGTCTCATTGAACAAGATTAG
- the IWR1 gene encoding Iwr1p (Syntenic homolog of Ashbya gossypii ADL291W; Syntenic homolog of Saccharomyces cerevisiae YDL115C (IWR1)): MNQTPEVIRVKRRRDEDSLQALLLEEKRSNKKGKYVFKLSKTVDFQSEEDTPLLQLSENDKDKVFILEQPKAAASEEPLPLEITEMLENYLKLNDKQPSSGTIKKPRRRYSNQPTVTELPSLDYVYDIYIREIVSEDEFVFDKGTVGYIRIVEDLGASVLEPEEVSDSQQLSDDEDSNDEDYYRNDYPEDEDDDRSILFGSDSENDEQNTDNSVLVLEQELEEIQDPMQPSEDYEPLFNTLAAEPNLLSSLNTTNYVDLDVEAEQDEYNEQEYYQRPQSDIESFERHQFSPTDEDDPIAIHRDRVMSKLQRMMNDLH, encoded by the coding sequence ATGAATCAGACCCCGGAAGTTATTAGGGTCAAGCGTAGGCGTGATGAAGATTCATTACAAGCACTACTTTTGGAGGAGAAACGGTCAAATAAGAAGGGAAAGTATGTGTTCAAGCTTTCAAAAACCGTGGATTTTCAGAGTGAGGAAGACACGCCACTGCTGCAGCTATCTGAGAATGATAAAGATAAAGTGTTTATATTAGAGCAGCCCAAGGCTGCTGCTTCGGAAGAGCCCCTTCCGCTGGAGATTACAGAGATGTTGGAAAACTACTTAAAGCTGAATGACAAACAGCCGTCTTCTGGGACTATAAAAAAGCCACGGAGACGGTATAGCAACCAGCCTACGGTCACAGAACTTCCTAGTTTGGATTACGTTTATGATATATACATTAGGGAGATTGTTTCAGAAGACGAATTTGTATTCGATAAGGGTACCGTTGGCTATATCCGCATTGTCGAAGACCTTGGTGCAAGTGTATTAGAGCCGGAGGAAGTATCAGACTCCCAGCAGCTTTCAGACGACGAAGACTCCAACGACGAGGATTACTACCGGAATGACTACCCTGAAGATGAGGACGATGACAGGTCTATACTGTTTGGCTCCGACAGCGAGAACGACGAACAGAACACCGATAACTCCGTTCTTGTGCTAGAACAGGAGCTAGAAGAAATTCAGGACCCAATGCAGCCATCTGAGGACTACGAACCTCTATTCAACACGCTAGCCGCCGAGCCTAACCTTTTAAGTTCGCTTAATACCACAAACTACGTTGACCTAGATGTAGAGGCTGAACAAGATGAATACAACGAACAAGAATACTACCAACGCCCTCAATCCGATATAGAATCATTTGAGAGACACCAATTTAGCCCAACAGACGAAGACGACCCAATTGCTATTCATAGGGACAGGGTTATGAGTAAACTCCAGCGTATGATGAACGACCTACACTAA
- a CDS encoding short-chain dehydrogenase/reductase (Syntenic homolog of Ashbya gossypii ADL292C; Syntenic homolog of Saccharomyces cerevisiae YDL114W), which yields MISFEGGDDLLPRGNVSRLGVSSLDDIQCNRWESAFISSWKILAAKIIDLAIPIVGLRLDPSKDVALVTGGSGGLGRQLVSELHKKRIITVILDIVPPSGLEKCSNIHFYPCDISAPKIIADVHQKILREVGQVTILINNAAITSDHTLESVDNDRIEKIIHVNLLGAYSLIREFVPSMLEVERGYIVNIASVLGFVSPARLTAYGASKGGLIALHESLIAELEQHMLINIVNPAYPPLVRRRGTIRSLLVCPGKIDTKMFDNAQSPSKIIAPDLDPEYLAKEIVKAIENNRSGTLKLPYYTNMMSYFKALDWPWFTLFRVKSGVDTIISERPEAATPEE from the coding sequence ATGATATCATTTGAGGGGGGGGACGATCTGCTACCTAGAGGCAATGTATCACGTTTGGGTGTTTCCAGTTTGGATGATATCCAGTGCAATCGCTGGGAATCAGCTTTCATCTCTAGCTGGAAGATACTAGCAGCAAAAATAATCGACCTTGCAATTCCAATTGTAGGACTTCGCTTAGACCCATCGAAAGATGTTGCGTTGGTCACGGGAGGTTCCGGTGGGTTGGGAAGGCAACTTGTTTCAGAGTTACATAAAAAGAGAATAATTACGGTTATTTTAGACATTGTTCCTCCATCCGGTTTAGAGAAGTGTAGTAATATACATTTTTATCCCTGTGATATCTCAGCTCCAAAAATAATTGCAGACGTTCATCAGAAGATTTTGAGGGAAGTTGGCCAAGTTACGATATTGATAAACAACGCTGCCATCACGTCGGATCATACCTTAGAATCAGTTGATAACGATAGGATAGAAAAAATAATCCATGTTAACCTACTTGGGGCCTACTCTTTGATAAGGGAATTTGTACCCTCAATGCTTGAAGTTGAGCGAGGATACATAGTAAACATTGCGTCGGTCTTGGGGTTTGTATCGCCTGCGAGACTTACCGCGTATGGTGCGTCCAAGGGCGGTTTAATTGCATTACATGAGTCACTTATAGCAGAATTAGAGCAGCACATGCTAATAAACATAGTTAATCCTGCCTATCCGCCATTAGTGAGACGTAGGGGTACCATAAGGAGTTTACTAGTATGTCCGGGGAAGATAGATACCAAGATGTTTGACAATGCACAGTCACCATCCAAAATAATCGCGCCGGATTTGGATCCTGAGTATCTTGCCAAAGAAATTGTGAAAGCCATCGAAAATAATAGGTCTGGAACCCTTAAGCTACCCTATTATACGAATATGATGTCCTATTTTAAGGCGTTAGATTGGCCTTGGTTTACCCTCTTTCGAGTAAAGTCCGGTGTAGACACAATAATTTCTGAAAGGCCAGAGGCAGCAACTCCCGAGGAATAG
- the ATG20 gene encoding Atg20p (Syntenic homolog of Ashbya gossypii ADL293W; Syntenic homolog of Saccharomyces cerevisiae YDL113C (ATG20)) codes for MMCDSPSSNQTTEHGSNKDTTVEEVMEDNKFNLNFIFDDGQLRNSGEYAGDVEHDVNDCNKDILDDIVTDNCLDMLQNGSNKGSSNLNNVSEISESDTVHMPIVQEDNPFVEHRLERELSQLKASTENRFMESKSDSIDKESYEGISQPPSKSQNSRDEGNDFISNSNESSVSIRERLFPLSVEKSLHASEKIKILEASKVSEGQGRSHITYTVKFGDKIVRRRYSEFESLRKLLIKLFPMSLIPPIPEKQSLTSYGKAITGSDLNYILPPETDGRVDLGTSVIDGSVGNTDQKLVRHRIRMLTSFLNRLLNNSEISKTSIISDFLDPNNTNWNDVMTSSAAISSLPKNVLRCNPLDPTNTTRVHAFLPIPSSPSTQILKGKDEVSTSVDFHPDDLAFFHIEHDYRKYEHILQTGIYKYSRRITKSFNELKQDFRELSDAFAEFAVDETQSSEIKELLSRLSASNTATVTALESLVSRLYYNINEPLCEVVLMIGAARELIQYRKMKFIQRDILKRTLLYKNGQLRKFQEQEEDAKRTNQMASRELSGDRRINLQRIPEPNTQTYKGKIFNNINKLAHIVKETVNYQDQDNKATIPSVQRDIEQIGESLDISESDLKVITETIRDEQLPKFSREKDEEIFDILKNYSKYMREFAEQNLIAWKELKNMEQSA; via the coding sequence ATGATGTGCGATAGTCCCAGTTCAAATCAAACAACCGAGCATGGATCTAATAAGGATACTACTGTAGAAGAGGTTATGGAAGATAATAAGTTTAATCTAAACTTCATATTTGATGACGGTCAATTGCGCAATTCAGGTGAATATGCCGGAGATGTCGAGCATGATGTAAATGACTGTAATAAGGACATACTGGATGATATTGTAACAGATAATTGTTTGGATATGTTACAAAATGGCTCAAATAAAGGTTCCAGTAACTTAAATAACGTAAGTGAGATTTCGGAGTCGGACACTGTTCATATGCCGATAGTGCAAGAGGATAACCCTTTCGTAGAACATCGACTAGAAAGAGAGCTGTCACAATTAAAGGCCTCTACGGAGAATCGCTTCATGGAATCTAAATCAGACAGCATAGATAAGGAGTCTTATGAAGGAATATCGCAACCGCCGTCTAAGTCTCAGAATTCAAGGGATGAAGGCAACGATTTTATATCAAACAGTAATGAAAGTAGTGTAAGCATTCGGGAGAGGTTGTTTCCTCTTTCTGTCGAAAAAAGTCTACATGCTTCAGAGAAAATAAAGATTTTAGAGGCATCCAAGGTTTCTGAAGGGCAGGGAAGGTCCCATATTACTTACACAGTTAAGTTTGGTGATAAAATAGTCAGAAGGAGATACAGCGAATTCGAGAGCCTAAGAAAATTACTAATAAAGCTATTTCCAATGAGTTTAATACCACCAATACCAGAGAAGCAATCATTGACCAGCTATGGGAAGGCTATAACTGGATCTGACTTAAATTACATATTGCCTCCAGAAACGGATGGACGGGTTGATTTAGGTACATCTGTCATTGATGGAAGTGTTGGAAACACTGACCAGAAGTTAGTACGACACAGGATTAGGATGTTGACTAGCTTCTTGAACAGGTTATTGAATAATAGCGAAATATCCAAGACTTCAATTATTAGTGATTTTCTCGATCCTAATAATACGAACTGGAATGATGTAATGACAAGTTCAGCAGCAATCTCATCGTTACCTAAGAATGTACTTCGATGTAATCCATTGGATCCTACTAACACAACAAGGGTTCATGCATTTTTACCAATTCCATCATCCCCATCGACCCAAATCTTAAAGGGCAAAGACGAAGTATCTACCTCAGTAGATTTTCACCCTGATGATCTGGCATTCTTTCATATTGAACATGACTACAGAAAATATGAGCATATATTGCAGACAGGCATTTATAAATACAGCAGGAGGATTACAAAATCGTTTAACGAATTGAAGCAAGACTTCAGAGAGCTAAGTGATGCATTTGCTGAGTTCGCTGTAGACGAAACTCAGAGTTCCGAAATTAAAGAGTTACTTTCACGTTTGAGTGCGTCAAATACGGCTACAGTAACTGCGTTAGAATCATTGGTGAGCAGGCTATACTATAATATTAATGAGCCCTTATGTGAGGTTGTGCTAATGATAGGGGCAGCACGAGAGTTAATACAATATAGGAAAATGAAATTTATACAGAGAGACATCTTGAAGAGGACATTGCTATATAAAAACGGACAGTTGCGGAAATTTCAGgagcaagaagaagatgcTAAAAGGACCAATCAGATGGCATCAAGAGAATTGTCAGGCGATCGAAGAATAAACCTACAGAGAATACCAGAACCGAATACACAAACATACAAGGGCAAAATATTCAATAATATCAACAAATTGGCGCATATAGTGAAAGAAACAGTGAATTATCAGGATCAAGACAACAAGGCCACTATTCCTTCGGTCCAACGTGACATTGAACAAATAGGAGAATCGTTAGATATTAGTGAGAGTGATTTAAAAGTAATTACAGAAACTATTAGGGATGAGCAATTACCGAAGTTTTCGCGTGAAAAGGATGAAGAAATATTTgacattttaaaaaattactCTAAGTACATGAGGGAGTTTGCCGAACAGAATTTGATCGCATGGAAGGAACTTAAGAACATGGAACAGAGTGCGTGA